A segment of the Colletotrichum destructivum chromosome 3, complete sequence genome:
CGGCTTCTCGCGAATTGGCGCTCCCACAAACCATCATCCTTGGGCAAATATCCCATCTCCTCCCGCACCATATCAGACAGAAAGGCGACGCAGGCTACGGAATCCCAGTACCATTGGAACATGCAGTTGATGGCCTTGGACAGCTCGGCGCTGCTCGTTTTGTCGATGCAACATCTGATGATCCACACGTAACGTAGCCTCTTCGTCTTTGCGGGACGGGCCATCTGCACCATCTTGTCGAACCTGGATGGCTGGCGCAGCCTCTTGGCCTTCGCGGCAGAGCTTTCTTTGCCCGACCGACGCCAACAGTGTCTCGAGGGACGTAAAAGCTTCGCGCTTGCCTTCGCACTCGTGCAGCCAGCAGCGGTCTTGAAACGAGACCTCGTCTTTCCCTACGTGCGGGAGAGCGTCGCATATTCTGGTATGTTTTCGTCGAAAAACTCCTCCAGATGGAGTATGTCACTATTGACGAGTCTCTATAGTGACGAAGTTCGGAGTGAGAATTTTTGGAAAAGATGGGCGTACATGACAGAACAACTTGGAAAGCAAGGCCCGTTGGCAGGCGGACTTCAGAATTAGCATGCACAAGAGACCATCACCCTGAACTGAGAAGCGCAGCACCACGTCATGAGGGGAGAAGGGCGTGATAAACATGAAGCCATCTGGTACACCACCTATGTACCGGCCAATGAGCACGTGTTAGAACGACGTCTCGCGCATAATCAGATACAAGATTCATTTCTCACTGTGCTACCAAACTCCAACAAATGCTACAATACGCAAGATGTGCAACGCCGAGGAACGCAAAAGGGGCATGTGTCTATGTCTTGAAAACCCAACGCTGAAGGCGATGCTGGACTGGTGACCGCGCCCTACGTCGTCTAGACGAATTCTAATCAAACAAGGTGTATCTCGGGTTACCCGGCGCCTGTCTATTGCTCTCTTGGTAAGACGGAGGCGGCTGCGCCTGGGTATGAGTGTGGGCCTGCGGCTgcgagggtggcggcgggagggcggcgggaggagcagaagcGGCCTGCTGAGTCCACTGTGTCGCCTTGACAACCATCTTGGCGAAGTACTGCTGGATGAAGGATTCCCTGTGAAGCGTCAGCACGTGCCCAGGCAGCCGAAAAGATATATATGACTTACGTATAGTAGCTATGGTCTGAATTATGAGGCTGGACCAGATTGTGCGCCAGCTCGTGAGCTAGAACAACCCACCACCACacgcccgcctcggcctttgcCTCGCCGGACTGCTTTCCGTTCGACTTGTTTGTATGCAACTGCAGGAAGAAGCGCAGATTGCAGAagatgctgccgctgctgttgaATGCAATTGTGGAGCCAGACTCGTCGTAGAAGATGTGAAGAACCCGCGGAGAGAGCGAGTAAACGCTGGCAACGTCGGTGAGCAGAGAGGCAAAGGCATTGATGGAACCGTGGTAGATCGAGAGGAACAGGTCCGGCTCCATCGACAAGGTCCTGGAGACGAAGACCTTCATTCCGTTGGACGCCTCAGCCGCGAAAACAATATTCTGCGCTGGAGTGCTGTCACAGTACGTGGCCTGTTCCTTGACCTCGTTCACGCTCGGTGGCGAGAACACGCTGTCAGAGTCATGCGCCCTGGTAGAGTTAATGGCGTTCAGCAAGTTTTGTTCGACGGTCGCCGGGTTCGTCACGCGGCCATCGTCCTTGGGCTTCTGCGTACTGCTGCCGGATTGGTTCCCAACGCCTTGCGGCTGGCTCTGGGGTGGCTTGTCGATGAACTTCTGGAGCTGGTCTTCCGCCTCGTCGTTCCCCGAGGTGTCGAGCCCAAAACGGCGCGAGAGATTTGAGAAAAGGCCCTTGCCCTTCCATGACtgctgaggaggaggcagCTTGTGCGAGTCATCCGGGCTGTCGTTTGTGAAGGAACCCGGCATGATGGGCTCGGGAGTTCTGGTCGACTGccgggcggcctcggcagcctTGGCTTGCTGGCCCCATTCTTGCTGCTTCTCCTGAATCCGCATCTGCTCGGCTTCCAGCGCCTTCCGacgctcctcctcggcaaatcgcgcctcggcggccttggctcGCAGAATACGGTCGACGTTATAACCTCGGGCTCGTAAGCCGTAAAGGTCGAGGGTAAGGAAGGGCTCGAAAAAGAGATAAGCCTGCTGGTTCGGCCGCGACAGGAGGAGCTGGCAGATGGCCTGGCCGACCTGGTACATATCAGGCTGTCCTTCCGCTACGACATACAGGATCCAGCTCGACCCCGACTgagcgctggcggcggaTCTCTTCTCCGTGTGCGAGTGCCCATGACCCTGGAGCGAGCGACGGAGTGCGACGGAGCGAACGAGCTCGACTTGCAAGCTCTTCTCCAGCCACTTGAAATCGCGCTTGATGTAGTCCCGTCGGTACTTCGAGTACTCGTGGAGGAAAATCTTGGAGCGCTCAAGGACGTGCTTTCGCAGTGCGGCTGCCCGGTCCTGGTTGTTAACGTGGGGACCAATCCTCACCTCTTCTCCCACGAGCGAGCTCAGTGTCGAGGCGCCGAGTTGGCGGTAGAATTCCTCGAGAACTTCCTCTTCAGGCGCGGTCATCAAGTAGTCCTTGAACAAGCGGTAGCTGATGATATCGTCCAGAATGACAATGCGATTAGCCGCGGCAAGCTGGTACTGCTTAATAggcgcatcgtcgtcatcaacatcaacaagcTTATCCttggatggcggcggtgcaATTTCCTTGGCGGCAAGCAGGAAAGGAGATgacttcatcttcttcatcaagtCCTTGTCTCGCTTCAGAGTCGACATGTTCTCAGCCAATGACTTCAGCAGAGCGAGGTACTTATCCGGGCTCTGAAGTATGTTGAGAAGGCGAGCAGGCTCGCTGCAAGCAAGGTGTGCGATCTCCGTTTTGGTAGGCTCGTTCTTGGCGCCGCACTTGAAAAGGAAAGTATTGGCGTTTGCCCCGAAGTCGACAAAGTCGAAGATGTCGCCGTATGTCGCAGACGTGCCCAAGTAGGACCGCCTGGGGCTGATGTGGATGGTGTAGGAACCAGTCTTCTCGCTGGTTGAGCTGCCACCAGGAGATTTTCTTGTCACGGGGACGATGGGTGCATCCCGCAGCTGGGATAAGCTGCCTTCGCCGAGATCACCGATGCGCATGGCAAAGTACTCAAAGAGAGTTATCGCCGCCTGTCGATCCTGAGGCGGCTTGGCCAGCAAGCGGGAGACACACTCAGCGATGGGCGGGTCTCTCGCCACGCCAAATTTGTTAGCGTGAACATGAAAATCCCTCTTAAGGATATCGAAGCCCAGAATGGCGGCACGTTCGTTCGTGAAACAAGCTGAGGGCATGACCAGCCGGGTGTCGTTTTGGAGAGGCAAGAAAGCCTTGCGACTATCGGTGAGGTTGAATGCTCCGTAGCCATTGAGGTGATGGTTTGTGATGAAGTAGGCCATTGCGGATGCTCTCAGTTCCGCATCCTTGGAAGACATCATGTTGACCATCTCCGTGACGGAAGGGTATGGCCGCAACCCCAAGGTCGACAGGAAACGGCCCTCGTGGCTGTTTGGCCTGTAACTCCCAGGCGGCCCGGGCCATTGCAAGACAGGCAGCTTGAGAGCTCTCAGTGTGTCCTGGGGCTCGAACAACTCCGAAACCTTGTACAACTCGGTGGTGCCTTTGGTGGGCTCAGCGGCTTTTGGCCCGGCTTCCGCGGGACAGAAACGGGTTTCCATGAGCTTCTTCATGTCGGCAGCCGGTATGTCGTCCTTGACAGAGGCAAGGTACTTGATGAGCTCCATGTGGCTCCATCTCTGggcaccgccctcggccgaaGGGCTCAGAAGCCGAGAGAAAATGGTGTCAAGGTCGACGGTCTTGCGCACCCCGATGGCTGAAAGAAACTTGTCCCTCAAGCCCTGGCAGCCCTGGATAGTGGGCAGGTCGTCGAAGAGCTTGACcgtggggaagaaggagtcGGTCGGCTTCTTCATACCAGTCTTTGTCGGCATGACGGTGTGGGCCTGAAGAAGGGTGACAACCGTCCCCTTGGAATTTTGGCTGATGTTGTCCCAATTCTTGGACAGCACCGTCAGAACCTGGACTGCGAACTTGGGAGACTTTTTCAGGTTCTGTTCGTCGGGTCTGCTGGAACCGAACTCAAGCAAGTACCGCAGCCAAGGCACGATCTCAAGAGCCTCCCAGCCGAGAGCCTGTAACTCGAGGGCCGAACAGCCGCTGGTGTATGCCATAGGGATAGTGCTCGGCGGGATGGGCAGATTCGCTGGAATCTTGTTGGCTGCTTGGTAGTTCGTGATGGAACCGAGCGCAATGATATCGCCTTGGTCCCTACCATCCTCGCTGACGGTCGCGACAGCGACATCGAGGAGGCGAGCTTTGCTGGGAGGATCCAGCTCTCCGCTGAGGGCCTTCTTTCCAGCCCAAGtgatgaagttgatgagTTGCTCCTTGTTCATGGCCTTCGTTTCCAGCTCTGTCCGAACATCGTCCACAGTGATGGGGCTGATGAGGCCAAAGTCCATCAGTTTCCTCACGAAAGAGTTTTCCATGAGCTCTCGAGGCACGACAGGAATGGTGTCGACAAACTTGCTTAGCTCGTCGGACCCAAGTCGCACCTTAGTGCTGGACAGAACACCCCGGGACGAAAAGACCTCGATGGATGCCTTTTTGAAAGCCGTCCAAAACGCTTCCTCGATGATCTGGGAAACCTGACCGCTTGGTGTGGAATCAGTGAAAGAAAACGTCTTGAGAATGTGAAGTGCTTCGGGCAACAGTTTGGCAAGGTCCTCCGCCGGGATCTTGGTCCCGGCTCCAACCAACTTCCTAATCTTGGAGTCTAGGTCCCCCATCTCGTTGATGAACGCAAGTCTTGTCATGATGCCAGCCGCTCGGAGCATCTCGACATTCCATGTCCTGACCCATCGTGCATTGAGGTCGATCGCCTCACGCTCGACCGTGGGGATTACGGACTGCGCGGAGATGTGCATACCAGCACCGGTTGTCTGAGTCGTGGGAAACCCGATGAAGATGCGGCCTCCTGGCTTCTTGCTGGGCAGCACTGAAGCGAAGATATCCACAGACTTGGAGACGGTGTCGGAGCGTGAGCTCTCCGAAGCCATGGTTTCGTCGTAAGAGGATGTGAGAATGGCCAGCTTCGTTGTCTTTGGTGGTGGTTTCTTGGTTGCACGCTCCAACTCAGTGGCGAAGGATGTCGACACGCTGGTCTTGACCCAGGCGGTTGTGACACGGAGGAAAATTGTCGACGTGGAGATTTTGGTGACATCCTCGCTGATCTCTTCCTGAGCCGCTGTTTCCTCTCTCTTGGCAGTAATTTGTGAAGCGGTGGATGTCAGtctcgagaagaagctccgTAACGATGGGACTTCGGCCCCGAGACCGTACTGGTCGGACTTGGACGTTGTCGTGGCTTTCGGCTTCCAGCCAGCGGCGATCATGACGGCTGCGTCGATCTGCGTGCTGGTCCGCTCGACAGAGTTGACCTTCATCAGGCCCTCTCTCGTCCGTGTTTCGACGTCTCTCGGAATGGGCACATCGAGGCTGGGCGACGTCTTCTTGTGAAGATCCAGAATCTTGTAATCGTCTATCCAAAACTCGACATGCTGCAGAGCAACAAAGGTCAAGCTCGTGGCGAGAAACTGGCTAACGGACAGGAGGTTCGGTAGAGGCGTAGTGGAGTTGCGGTAGTCGAGGACAAAGGTGGTATCGGAGCTGGTCTGGTCCGCAGGCAGGGTGGACTTTTTGGTGAATAGGGCGTTCCCTTTCCAGTAGAACGCCATAGCCTCGTTGCCGGAGCTCACGAACGGCTCCTCGCAGTCGGCGAAGACACTGTAGAACCCAACACCAAACGCACCAATCTTTGTCTCATCAGGGTTTCCCTCTGCAATCCTCTTCAATCTTCCCCAATCCGTCTTGGTGAAAGGCTGGCCATCGTTCGCCACGACCAGGCGGCGGAGTGTGTGGTTTGCAATGACATGCTTGAGGAGTTCGGAGCGGTTCGTGGTGGCGGGGAGCGCGACTGAAGTCGAAGGGAGCGTCTCCCACTTGACCTTGACGGTCGTTGcttgggcgtcggcggcgtttTGAATCAACTCTCGCAGTGTTGTCCATTCACCCGAGTATCTGGCAAGGACCTTGTCGATCAAGGCACGGGT
Coding sequences within it:
- a CDS encoding Putative histidine kinase/HSP90-like ATPase superfamily, with protein sequence MDYSRLKAAAMQGGEDEEAVTVDTRALIDKVLARYSGEWTTLRELIQNAADAQATTVKVKWETLPSTSVALPATTNRSELLKHVIANHTLRRLVVANDGQPFTKTDWGRLKRIAEGNPDETKIGAFGVGFYSVFADCEEPFVSSGNEAMAFYWKGNALFTKKSTLPADQTSSDTTFVLDYRNSTTPLPNLLSVSQFLATSLTFVALQHVEFWIDDYKILDLHKKTSPSLDVPIPRDVETRTREGLMKVNSVERTSTQIDAAVMIAAGWKPKATTTSKSDQYGLGAEVPSLRSFFSRLTSTASQITAKREETAAQEEISEDVTKISTSTIFLRVTTAWVKTSVSTSFATELERATKKPPPKTTKLAILTSSYDETMASESSRSDTVSKSVDIFASVLPSKKPGGRIFIGFPTTQTTGAGMHISAQSVIPTVEREAIDLNARWVRTWNVEMLRAAGIMTRLAFINEMGDLDSKIRKLVGAGTKIPAEDLAKLLPEALHILKTFSFTDSTPSGQVSQIIEEAFWTAFKKASIEVFSSRGVLSSTKVRLGSDELSKFVDTIPVVPRELMENSFVRKLMDFGLISPITVDDVRTELETKAMNKEQLINFITWAGKKALSGELDPPSKARLLDVAVATVSEDGRDQGDIIALGSITNYQAANKIPANLPIPPSTIPMAYTSGCSALELQALGWEALEIVPWLRYLLEFGSSRPDEQNLKKSPKFAVQVLTVLSKNWDNISQNSKGTVVTLLQAHTVMPTKTGMKKPTDSFFPTVKLFDDLPTIQGCQGLRDKFLSAIGVRKTVDLDTIFSRLLSPSAEGGAQRWSHMELIKYLASVKDDIPAADMKKLMETRFCPAEAGPKAAEPTKGTTELYKVSELFEPQDTLRALKLPVLQWPGPPGSYRPNSHEGRFLSTLGLRPYPSVTEMVNMMSSKDAELRASAMAYFITNHHLNGYGAFNLTDSRKAFLPLQNDTRLVMPSACFTNERAAILGFDILKRDFHVHANKFGVARDPPIAECVSRLLAKPPQDRQAAITLFEYFAMRIGDLGEGSLSQLRDAPIVPVTRKSPGGSSTSEKTGSYTIHISPRRSYLGTSATYGDIFDFVDFGANANTFLFKCGAKNEPTKTEIAHLACSEPARLLNILQSPDKYLALLKSLAENMSTLKRDKDLMKKMKSSPFLLAAKEIAPPPSKDKLVDVDDDDAPIKQYQLAAANRIVILDDIISYRLFKDYLMTAPEEEVLEEFYRQLGASTLSSLVGEEVRIGPHVNNQDRAAALRKHVLERSKIFLHEYSKYRRDYIKRDFKWLEKSLQVELVRSVALRRSLQGHGHSHTEKRSAASAQSGSSWILYVVAEGQPDMYQVGQAICQLLLSRPNQQAYLFFEPFLTLDLYGLRARGYNVDRILRAKAAEARFAEEERRKALEAEQMRIQEKQQEWGQQAKAAEAARQSTRTPEPIMPGSFTNDSPDDSHKLPPPQQSWKGKGLFSNLSRRFGLDTSGNDEAEDQLQKFIDKPPQSQPQGVGNQSGSSTQKPKDDGRVTNPATVEQNLLNAINSTRAHDSDSVFSPPSVNEVKEQATYCDSTPAQNIVFAAEASNGMKVFVSRTLSMEPDLFLSIYHGSINAFASLLTDVASVYSLSPRVLHIFYDESGSTIAFNSSGSIFCNLRFFLQLHTNKSNGKQSGEAKAEAGVWWWVVLAHELAHNLVQPHNSDHSYYTESFIQQYFAKMVVKATQWTQQAASAPPAALPPPPSQPQAHTHTQAQPPPSYQESNRQAPGNPRYTLFD